From a single Acidobacteriota bacterium genomic region:
- a CDS encoding helix-turn-helix domain-containing protein → MASFGEELRRERELRDISIREISEATNIPSRFLEALEQNNFSILPGGAYNRGFIRSYARHIGINIEEMINAYSQEVGRQEANPPIDARRSALPPGAQASNGAAGLIAGISVLAVAGAIAILYYFAGAALRRTPAPESPAVAHGVALKARVKKSGALPSEPGATRPEPPPDAAKAVAGSAAPEIPAAAPGVERLVKVRALETTWVQLTCAGVAQFRGDLWVGSERHFPCREPVVLSADNGGAIECAVDGAEVQLLGDRGEIVRDRPIPIQRPPAPAADPAVKAKPRPAAATPAEAPGRIS, encoded by the coding sequence ATGGCTTCATTCGGCGAAGAACTACGAAGAGAGCGCGAGCTTCGCGACATCTCCATCCGGGAGATCTCGGAGGCGACGAACATACCCTCACGCTTTCTCGAAGCCCTCGAGCAGAACAACTTCTCGATACTCCCCGGAGGCGCGTACAATCGCGGGTTCATCCGCTCGTACGCGCGCCACATCGGGATCAACATCGAGGAGATGATCAACGCCTACTCCCAGGAAGTGGGACGCCAGGAGGCGAATCCCCCGATCGACGCGCGCCGGAGCGCGCTCCCGCCGGGCGCGCAGGCATCGAACGGCGCCGCAGGTCTCATCGCCGGGATCAGCGTCCTCGCCGTCGCCGGCGCCATCGCCATCCTCTACTACTTCGCGGGAGCCGCGCTCAGGAGGACGCCGGCGCCGGAATCCCCCGCGGTCGCGCACGGCGTCGCCCTCAAGGCGCGCGTGAAGAAGTCCGGCGCGCTTCCGAGTGAACCCGGCGCGACCCGCCCGGAGCCTCCCCCCGACGCGGCCAAGGCCGTCGCGGGATCCGCGGCGCCGGAGATTCCGGCGGCGGCTCCCGGCGTGGAACGGCTCGTCAAGGTGCGCGCGCTCGAGACGACTTGGGTCCAGCTCACGTGCGCGGGCGTGGCTCAGTTCAGGGGCGACCTCTGGGTCGGATCCGAGAGGCACTTCCCGTGCCGCGAGCCGGTGGTCCTCAGCGCAGACAACGGCGGGGCGATCGAGTGCGCCGTGGACGGAGCCGAGGTTCAGCTCCTCGGCGATCGAGGGGAAATCGTCAGGGATCGCCCGATCCCGATCCAGCGACCGCCCGCGCCGGCGGCGGATCCGGCGGTCAAGGCGAAGCCGCGACCCGCGGCCGCGACCCCGGCCGAGGCCCCCGGCCGGATCTCCTGA
- a CDS encoding Stp1/IreP family PP2C-type Ser/Thr phosphatase, which produces MKVAHKGLSDVGRKREHNEDSFAVIPEDNLFLVADGMGGHAAGEVASRIAVNAIADFIASTRKDAEITWPYEYDTNLSVASNRLKTAIRLANQRILDTIAERRDLEGMGTTLVSVLLSDGMACVGHVGDSRSYLVRGGELSQVTGDHSWVNEQVKLGFLTKEDAVRHPFRNVVTRALGSKEDVQVDISEKPLQKDDTILLCSDGLNTMVDDRTILDLVQRSSGDVETAARNLIAKANEGGGEDNVTVILMRILEP; this is translated from the coding sequence ATGAAAGTCGCGCACAAAGGCCTCTCCGATGTCGGTCGGAAGAGGGAGCACAACGAGGACAGCTTCGCGGTCATTCCCGAGGACAATCTCTTCCTGGTCGCCGACGGGATGGGAGGACACGCGGCGGGAGAAGTGGCTTCGCGCATCGCCGTGAATGCCATCGCGGATTTCATCGCCTCGACGCGCAAGGACGCCGAGATCACGTGGCCGTACGAGTACGACACCAACCTCTCGGTCGCGTCGAACCGGCTCAAGACGGCCATCCGCCTCGCGAACCAGAGAATCCTCGACACGATCGCGGAACGCCGGGATCTCGAGGGAATGGGCACCACCCTCGTCAGCGTGCTCCTCAGCGACGGCATGGCCTGCGTCGGCCACGTCGGCGACAGCCGCTCCTACCTGGTTCGTGGAGGGGAGCTCTCGCAGGTCACCGGCGATCACTCCTGGGTGAACGAGCAGGTGAAGCTCGGGTTTCTCACCAAGGAGGACGCGGTGCGCCACCCGTTCCGCAATGTCGTCACCCGCGCTCTGGGATCGAAAGAGGATGTCCAGGTCGACATCAGCGAGAAGCCCTTGCAGAAGGACGACACCATCCTGCTCTGCTCCGACGGGCTGAACACGATGGTCGACGACAGGACCATCCTCGATCTCGTGCAGCGATCGAGCGGCGACGTCGAGACCGCGGCGAGAAACCTCATCGCGAAGGCGAACGAGGGAGGCGGTGAGGACAACGTCACCGTCATTCTGATGCGCATCCTCGAGCCCTGA
- a CDS encoding sigma-70 family RNA polymerase sigma factor: MTQGIRSGNLSPLAGSPTAEASGERRDLDAAAVVEAHADFVHSICRRLTRDTEEARELFQESFVRILNGLPAFREDASVRTWICQIVMNTDRNRRRWWSRFRRNFQAAEPAPGAAGEGPGLEPADRGAGPERAAMGAEARSRIESALAALPDDQRLAVVLRDVEGMSYEEIAAATGVEVGTVKSRIGRARAALRVRLADLVDRAKPEASR; the protein is encoded by the coding sequence GTGACCCAGGGCATCCGCTCGGGGAACCTTTCTCCCCTCGCGGGGTCTCCCACAGCGGAAGCCTCGGGGGAGCGACGCGATCTCGACGCGGCGGCCGTCGTGGAAGCCCACGCCGACTTCGTGCACTCGATCTGCCGCCGGCTCACGCGCGACACCGAGGAAGCGCGGGAGCTGTTCCAGGAATCGTTCGTCCGCATCCTGAACGGGCTGCCGGCATTTCGAGAGGATGCGTCGGTCCGGACCTGGATCTGCCAGATCGTCATGAACACGGACCGCAACCGGCGCCGCTGGTGGAGCCGGTTCCGGCGGAACTTTCAGGCCGCGGAGCCGGCCCCCGGCGCCGCGGGTGAGGGACCCGGGCTCGAGCCCGCCGACAGGGGCGCGGGCCCCGAGCGCGCCGCGATGGGCGCCGAGGCGCGCTCGCGCATCGAATCGGCGCTCGCGGCGCTGCCGGACGACCAGCGGCTCGCGGTCGTTCTCCGCGACGTCGAGGGGATGAGCTACGAAGAGATCGCCGCGGCGACAGGAGTCGAGGTGGGAACGGTCAAGTCGAGAATTGGACGCGCGCGCGCAGCGCTGCGGGTTCGCCTCGCCGACCTGGTCGATCGGGCGAAGCCGGAGGCCTCCCGATGA
- a CDS encoding zf-HC2 domain-containing protein — protein sequence MRPPCEDVRADLSAMIDGALSSRRAKELDDHLAGCGACRAERDALRRTSTLLAESGGERAPRSWVGEAVRRASGPRGKAPARSALRPVWALPSVAAALALAIVFVALRVNQSVPAPAAPRSAPAATPEPAPPAGASDAPQPEAQSPAPSRLVAEAKKERAAEPVADKAVAALKAKPEAAPRLEAAPVMEMDAISPAPVATIELSDIRFPAPAPPAAGAGAPAEPSRDAVSAPSAVGGAANVGATGSRSVRVRVRLDGDSRVVSAERAGDTPSGDDAAFIASLKGAVLRLPADSVAREAAAKDSRLSSLTALRKNARADAALRELLVEIRLPASRNP from the coding sequence ATGAGGCCCCCGTGCGAGGACGTCCGGGCGGATCTCAGCGCGATGATCGACGGAGCACTCTCCTCTCGCAGGGCGAAGGAGCTCGACGACCATCTCGCCGGTTGCGGCGCGTGCCGCGCGGAGAGGGACGCCCTCAGACGCACGTCGACCCTCCTCGCCGAGTCCGGGGGTGAGAGAGCGCCGAGGTCATGGGTCGGCGAGGCGGTCCGCCGCGCGAGCGGCCCCCGAGGCAAGGCGCCGGCTCGGAGCGCGCTCCGCCCGGTGTGGGCGCTTCCTTCCGTGGCGGCGGCCCTGGCTCTCGCCATCGTGTTCGTCGCGCTGCGCGTGAATCAGAGCGTCCCGGCGCCGGCCGCGCCCCGGTCCGCTCCGGCCGCGACGCCCGAGCCCGCCCCGCCGGCCGGGGCGTCCGACGCCCCGCAGCCGGAAGCTCAATCCCCCGCGCCCTCGCGCCTGGTTGCGGAAGCGAAGAAAGAGCGTGCGGCCGAACCCGTCGCGGACAAGGCCGTCGCGGCGCTGAAGGCGAAGCCCGAGGCCGCGCCCCGCCTCGAGGCGGCGCCCGTCATGGAGATGGACGCCATCTCCCCCGCCCCTGTCGCGACGATCGAGCTTTCGGACATCCGGTTCCCGGCACCCGCCCCTCCGGCGGCCGGGGCCGGGGCGCCGGCGGAGCCATCCCGCGACGCCGTCTCCGCGCCCTCGGCCGTGGGCGGCGCGGCGAACGTCGGGGCGACGGGCTCGCGATCGGTGAGGGTGCGCGTGCGTCTCGACGGCGATTCCCGGGTCGTGAGCGCGGAGCGCGCAGGCGACACCCCCTCGGGCGACGACGCGGCGTTCATCGCGAGCCTCAAGGGTGCCGTCCTCCGCCTCCCCGCGGACTCCGTCGCCCGCGAGGCCGCGGCGAAGGACTCACGGCTGTCCTCGTTGACCGCCCTGCGCAAGAACGCGCGCGCCGACGCGGCGCTCCGCGAGCTTCTCGTCGAGATCCGCCTCCCCGCTTCCCGGAATCCCTGA